TCATACTTCTGGGCGTTGAACGATGTGAGTTCAACTCCTTTTGAAGAGCGGCGTGCGAATGCTCGAACGGAAGGCAATGGAGTCGAAACTGCTTCGACTGATGCATTGAAAAGCGCTAGTAGTGCCAGCAGCAATAGTGTTGTAGGAAGTCTTTACTAATTGCATGTTCGCGGTACCGTGGTGGAGATTACTGTAGTCGAGCTATTTCCGTGGACGTAAATTGTAGCGCGTCTCTTTTGTAAATTCGGGGGCTTCGTCCGTGGGGTGAGCACTTGTTTCCTCTTCGTTTTTAGCACTTTCGCAGTCGGCAGCTTCTTCGTTGTCGTCCAATTCAATCGGGACGAGAAGATTGACAGGTCGGCGAACGAGGCGTCTGTTCGGTAGTTGAATTT
This window of the Necator americanus strain Aroian chromosome III, whole genome shotgun sequence genome carries:
- a CDS encoding hypothetical protein (NECATOR_CHRIII.G8858.T1); its protein translation is MPRNSWKIGIFRKLKQSPTGVVREAEIQLPNRRLVRRPVNLLVPIELDDNEEAADCESAKNEEETSAHPTDEAPEFTKETRYNLRPRK